The following nucleotide sequence is from Fibrobacter sp. UWB13.
AAACCGGGACATGCGCCGCAAGCGCAGAATCAGCCTCCAGCTTGTTCAGCGTCTTACGGAACGTAGACCTCATCGCATGCAAATTCTTTTTCGGAGCTTCTTCATCAGATGTATTTTCGAGCGTAAAACCAAGACCACCCAATTTGAGTGTACTATCGCGAACAACACGTGTTTCTTCAATCTTCAAAATCGTCGTATCGACCACAGTGCGGATTTTCTTGATTTCATCCTTAATCACCGAATTCTGGTGATAGACTTCCATCAGGTTGCCGTTAGACAAGTTCTCCACAATCTGCACCGGAGAGAACATGATAAATCCAAGAATCGCGCAGACAGTTAGAACAAAGTAAATAATTGCTTTTTTAACGGAAAAAGTGACCGTTTTCCCGCGTGATTCCTTGTTCGGATAAAGATGCACCTCAAGCTTTTTCACTAGGACCTTCGGCTTTGTTCAGTTTCTGTTCGAGCTCTGCAACCTGTTTCTGGATTTCAAAAATAGCGCCCACAGTTTCGACAGCGGACGGGTCATCCTTGATAGAGTCCAGACGGCCTTCCTGGATAGCCTCGTAAACCTTCTGCCCGAGCAACTGGAACTTAGTCTTAAGCTTAGACTGCACCATCGACAATTCCACACGGGAAAGTACGTTGGACGCACAGCCCTTAGCCGTATTTTTCAGCTTATTTAGAGTTTTTTCATTCATAGTATCTTCCGACTAGCCTTTAAAATAGTAGATTTTTCGATATAAAACAACGGAGATTTTTCTATGAGTCGCAGCGATCGCAGAAGAGCAAAGCAAAACGTCAAAAAATTCGTTCCAAAGAAGTCAAACGCGCTGGATAAACGAGTCATCGTACTCCTCGCAATCATCGCCGTGGTATTTTTCGTAGGAACAATGATCATCCAGAGAGGCTAATTAATGAAATTTACTATCCAGAAGAATGTGTTGCAGGACGCTTTGCAGGCAGCGATTAGCGCCGTCCCGAACAAGTCCACCATCCAGATTCTCAACAACTTTTCGCTCCGCCTCGAAGGCAACTTCCTCGAAGTAAGTGCCACGGACCTCGACCTCGGTATCAGGGTCAAGGTGGAAGTTCAGGGCGAACGTGATGGCGCAGTCGTCATCAACGCACGCAAGCTATTCGATCAGGTGAAGAGCCTCGTGGACCCGAGCATCACAAACATCACATTCGACGCACA
It contains:
- a CDS encoding M23 family metallopeptidase, which codes for MKKLEVHLYPNKESRGKTVTFSVKKAIIYFVLTVCAILGFIMFSPVQIVENLSNGNLMEVYHQNSVIKDEIKKIRTVVDTTILKIEETRVVRDSTLKLGGLGFTLENTSDEEAPKKNLHAMRSTFRKTLNKLEADSALAAHVPVLHPLKNHHDIKARFEMVFDAFTDQELPHRGVDFLAADGDTVYAPGAGTVVEVRKHRGFGLSMKIEHMEHVKTFYAHLGETLVKQGAKVRRGDPIALIGKSGLQSSLGLHYEIRVNGTPVNPEDYFITK